In one window of Oryza sativa Japonica Group chromosome 9, ASM3414082v1 DNA:
- the LOC4347441 gene encoding beta-glucosidase 30 isoform 1 precursor (isoform 1 precursor is encoded by transcript variant 1), with the protein MGIRMGRRLLFTLFLGALFCNGVYAKFTRYSFPKDFIFGTGSAAYQYEGAYKEGGKGPSVWDNFTHIPGKILNNDNGDVANDFYHRYKEDVSLLKDMNMDAFRFSIAWTRILPNGSLSGGINKEGVAFYNSLINDVIAKGMIPFVTIFHWDTPLALESKYGGFLSEDIVKEYVDFAEVCFREFGDRVKYWTTFNEPFTYSAYGYGKGVFAPGRCSSYVSKSCGVGDSSREPYLVAHHIHLSHAAAVQLYRTKYQPTQKGQIGMVVVTHWFVPYDNSDADRGAVQRSLDFIYGWFMDPIVHGDYPGTMRGWLGNRLPEFTPEQSAMVKGSYDFIGVNYYTTYYAKSIPPPNSNELSYDLDNRANTTGFRNGKPIGPQEFTPIFFNYPPGLRELLLYTKRRYNNPTIYVTENGIDEGNNSTLPEALKDGHRIEFHSKHLQFVNHAIKNGVNVKGYFTWTFMDCFEWGDGYLDRFGLIYVDRKTLKRYRKESSYWIEDFLKRH; encoded by the exons ATGGGGATCAGAATGGGAAGGCGACTCCTCTTCACCTTGTTCTTGGGAGCTCTGTTCTGCAATGGCGTTTACGCCAAGTTTACCCGGTACAGCTTCCCCAAGGACTTCATCTTCGGCACAGGTTCAGCAGCTTATCAG TATGAGGGCGCCTACAAAGAAGGGGGCAAAGGTCCTAGCGTCTGGGACAACTTCACTCACATTCCAG GTAAAATTTTAAACAATGATAACGGCGATGTGGCAAATGACTTCTATCACCGATACAAG GAGGATGTGAGCCTCCTGAAGGACATGAACATGGATGCTTTCCGGTTCTCCATTGCGTGGACCAGGATCCTGCCAA ATGGATCCTTGAGTGGAGGAATAAACAAAGAAGGGGTTGCTTTCTACAACAGCTTGATCAATGATGTCATAGCAAAAG GGATGATCCCATTTGTCACTATCTTCCACTGGGACACCCCCTTGGCTCTGGAAAGCAAATACGGAGGATTCCTCAGTGAAGACATAGT GAAAGAATACGTGGACTTCGCGGAGGTGTGCTTTCGCGAGTTCGGCGACCGTGTCAAGTACTGGACCacatttaatgagccattcacATATAGCGCCTACGGCTACGGCAAGGGCGTGTTTGCGCCGGGACGATGCTCTTCATATGTTTCCAAGTCATGCGGCGTCGGTGACTCCAGTCGCGAGCCCTACCTCGTGGCACACCACATCCACCTCTCCCACGCTGCCGCTGTCCAGCTTTACCGCACCAAGTACCAGCCAACACAGAAGGGACAGATCGGCATGGTGGTGGTCACCCACTGGTTCGTGCCGTACGACAACTCCGACGCTGACCGTGGCGCTGTGCAACGGAGCCTAGACTTCATCTATGGGTGGTTCATGGACCCTATCGTGCATGGTGACTACCCAGGCACCATGAGAGGTTGGCTCGGCAATCGGCTGCCAGAGTTCACGCCTGAACAGTCGGCGATGGTGAAGGGCTCCTACGACTTCATCGGAGTTAATTACTACACCACCTACTACGCTAAGAGTATACCGCCGCCTAACTCCAACGAGCTATCCTACGACCTCGACAACCGCGCCAACACCACCGGCTTCCGTAATGGCAAACCCATCGGTCCACAG GAATTTACACCGATCTTCTTCAACTACCCTCCAGGTCTCCGTGAGCTCCTCCTCTACACCAAGAGGAGATACAACAACCCGACCATCTATGTTACAGAAAACG GCATCGATGAGGGTAACAACAGCACACTGCCAGAGGCGCTCAAGGATGGACACAGGATCGAGTTCCACTCAAAGCACCTGCAGTTCGTCAACCACGCCATCAAGAATGGGGTGAACGTGAAGGGCTACTTCACGTGGACATTCATGGACTGCTTTGAGTGGGGTGACGGCTACCTTGACAGGTTCGGCCTCATCTACGTCGACCGCAAGACGCTCAAGCGCTACCGCAAGGAGTCCAGCTACTGGATCGAAGACTTCCTCAAGAGGCACTGA
- the LOC4347441 gene encoding beta-glucosidase 30 isoform 2 precursor (isoform 2 precursor is encoded by transcript variant 2) — protein sequence MGIRMGRRLLFTLFLGALFCNGVYAKFTRYSFPKDFIFGTGSAAYQYEGAYKEGGKGPSVWDNFTHIPGKILNNDNGDVANDFYHRYKEDVSLLKDMNMDAFRFSIAWTRILPNGSLSGGINKEGVAFYNSLINDVIAKGMIPFVTIFHWDTPLALESKYGGFLSEDIVKEYVDFAEVCFREFGDRVKYWTTFNEPFTYSAYGYGKGVFAPGRCSSYVSKSCGVGDSSREPYLVAHHIHLSHAAAVQLYRTKYQPTQKGQIGMVVVTHWFVPYDNSDADRGAVQRSLDFIYGWFMDPIVHGDYPGTMRGWLGNRLPEFTPEQSAMVKGSYDFIGVNYYTTYYAKSIPPPNSNELSYDLDNRANTTGFRNGKPIGPQVSVSSSSTPRGDTTTRPSMLQKTASMRVTTAHCQRRSRMDTGSSSTQSTCSSSTTPSRMG from the exons ATGGGGATCAGAATGGGAAGGCGACTCCTCTTCACCTTGTTCTTGGGAGCTCTGTTCTGCAATGGCGTTTACGCCAAGTTTACCCGGTACAGCTTCCCCAAGGACTTCATCTTCGGCACAGGTTCAGCAGCTTATCAG TATGAGGGCGCCTACAAAGAAGGGGGCAAAGGTCCTAGCGTCTGGGACAACTTCACTCACATTCCAG GTAAAATTTTAAACAATGATAACGGCGATGTGGCAAATGACTTCTATCACCGATACAAG GAGGATGTGAGCCTCCTGAAGGACATGAACATGGATGCTTTCCGGTTCTCCATTGCGTGGACCAGGATCCTGCCAA ATGGATCCTTGAGTGGAGGAATAAACAAAGAAGGGGTTGCTTTCTACAACAGCTTGATCAATGATGTCATAGCAAAAG GGATGATCCCATTTGTCACTATCTTCCACTGGGACACCCCCTTGGCTCTGGAAAGCAAATACGGAGGATTCCTCAGTGAAGACATAGT GAAAGAATACGTGGACTTCGCGGAGGTGTGCTTTCGCGAGTTCGGCGACCGTGTCAAGTACTGGACCacatttaatgagccattcacATATAGCGCCTACGGCTACGGCAAGGGCGTGTTTGCGCCGGGACGATGCTCTTCATATGTTTCCAAGTCATGCGGCGTCGGTGACTCCAGTCGCGAGCCCTACCTCGTGGCACACCACATCCACCTCTCCCACGCTGCCGCTGTCCAGCTTTACCGCACCAAGTACCAGCCAACACAGAAGGGACAGATCGGCATGGTGGTGGTCACCCACTGGTTCGTGCCGTACGACAACTCCGACGCTGACCGTGGCGCTGTGCAACGGAGCCTAGACTTCATCTATGGGTGGTTCATGGACCCTATCGTGCATGGTGACTACCCAGGCACCATGAGAGGTTGGCTCGGCAATCGGCTGCCAGAGTTCACGCCTGAACAGTCGGCGATGGTGAAGGGCTCCTACGACTTCATCGGAGTTAATTACTACACCACCTACTACGCTAAGAGTATACCGCCGCCTAACTCCAACGAGCTATCCTACGACCTCGACAACCGCGCCAACACCACCGGCTTCCGTAATGGCAAACCCATCGGTCCACAG GTCTCCGTGAGCTCCTCCTCTACACCAAGAGGAGATACAACAACCCGACCATCTATGTTACAGAAAACG GCATCGATGAGGGTAACAACAGCACACTGCCAGAGGCGCTCAAGGATGGACACAGGATCGAGTTCCACTCAAAGCACCTGCAGTTCGTCAACCACGCCATCAAGAATGGGGTGA
- the LOC107278922 gene encoding uncharacterized protein, with the protein MDEQRVAASAAYLLAVLVLSLVVSDLSSAGVAPTPPEVLSSPAAAGEAEALLAVKAAPHDTANVLADWNAGFGVSDGGPCNWSMVACSEAGHMDGSTGMPRWASARFLGYDIDLSHAGSDDLRALRRGAGDGVHDAPAARRAWAQLYCSRVGSTGPSRDNVMRHQGILGNSKILSPLFL; encoded by the exons ATGGACGAGCAGAGAgttgctgcttctgctgcttaCTTGCTCGCCGTGCTGGTTTTGAGCCTCGTGGTGTCCGACTTGTCCTCTGCCGGTGTGGCGCCCACGCCGCCGGAGGTTCTTTCttccccagccgccgccggcgaag CGGAGGCGTTGCTGGCCGTCAAGGCAGCACCGCATGACACGGCCAACGTCCTCGCTGACTGGAACGCTGGTTTCGGCGTCAGTGACGGCGGCCCGTGCAACTGGAGCATGGTAGCCTGTTCCGAGGCCGGCCATATGGACGGGAGCACCGGGATGCCGAGGTGGGCGTCGGCGCGGTTCTTGGGCTACGACATCGATCTCTCCCACGCCGGCAGCGACGACCTCCGCGCGCTGAGACGAGGAGCGGGTGATGGTGTTCACGACGCGCCGGCGGCAAGGAGGGCGTGGGCGCAGCTGTATTGCAGCCGGGTCGGCTCGACCGGACCTAGTCGGGATAACGTGATGCGCCACCAGGGCATTCTCGGCAATTCAAAAATTCTCTCACCtcttttcctttaa